The following proteins come from a genomic window of Archocentrus centrarchus isolate MPI-CPG fArcCen1 chromosome 3, fArcCen1, whole genome shotgun sequence:
- the cops2 gene encoding COP9 signalosome complex subunit 2 codes for MSDMEDDFMCDDEEDYDLEYSEDSNSEPNVDLENQYYNSKALKEDDPKAALSSFQKVLELEGEKGEWGFKALKQMIKINFKLTNFPEMMNRYKQLLTYIRSAVTRNYSEKSINSILDYISTSKQMDLLQEFYETTLEALKDAKNDRLWFKTNTKLGKLYLEREEYGKLQKILRQLHQSCQTDDGEDDLKKGTQLLEIYALEIQMYTAQKNNKKLKALYEQSLHIKSAIPHPLIMGVIRECGGKMHLREGEFEKAHTDFFEAFKNYDESGSPRRTTCLKYLVLANMLMKSGINPFDSQEAKPYKNDPEILAMTNLVSAYQNNDITEFEKILKTNHSNIMDDPFIREHIEELLRNIRTQVLIKLIKPYTRIHIPFISKELNIDVCDVESLLVQCILDNTIHGRIDQVNQLLELDYQKRGGARYTALDKWTNQLNSLNQAIVSKLT; via the exons ATGTCTGACATGGAGGATGATTTTATGTGCGATGATGAAGAAGATTACGACctg GAATACTCAGAGGACAGCAATTCAGAGCCAAATGTGGACTTGGAGAACCAGTACTATAACTCCAAAGCCTTGAAGGAGGATGATCCCAAAGCAGCTCTCAGCAGTTTCCAGAAG GTACTGGAACTAGAAGGAGAGAAAGGCGAATGGGGGTTCAAAGCACTTAAACAAATGATCAAAATCAACTTTAAGCTG ACCAACTTTCCAGAGATGATGAACAGGTACAAGCAGCTTCTCACATACATCAGAAGTGCTGTCACCAGGAACTACTCAGAGAAGTCCATCAACTCCATCCTGGACTACATCTCTACCTCCAAACAG ATGGACTTGCTACAGGAATTCTATGAAACCACATTGGAAGCTTTGAAAGATGCAAAAAATGACAGACTGTGGTTTAAAACTAACACAAAG ttggGGAAGTTGTACTTGGAGAGAGAAGAATATGGGAAACTGCAAAAGATCCTTAGACAACTACACCAGTCCTGTCAG ACAGATGATGGAGAGGATGACCTAAAGAAAGGCACACAGCTGTTGGAGATCTATGCTCTGGAGATCCAAATGTACAcagcacagaaaaacaacaagaaattgAAAGCCTTGTATGAGCAGTCGCTTCATATTAAATCTGCCATTCCTCACCCGCTCATAATGGGAGTTATCAGAG AGTGTGGTGGGAAGATGCATCTGAGAGAGGGTGAGTTTGAGAAAGCTCACACAGACTTCTTTGAGGCCTTTAAAAACTACGACGAGTCTGGAAGTCCACGAAGGACGACATGCCTGAAGTACCTGGTCTTAGCAAATATGCTGATGAAGTCAGGAATTAACCCCTTTGATTCTCAAGAG gcCAAACCATACAAAAATGACCCTGAGATCCTAGCAATGACAAACTTAGTAAG CGCCTACCAGAACAATGACATCACTGAATTTGAGAAAATCCTGAAAACAAATCACAGTAACATAATGGATGACCCCTTCATTAGAGAGCACATAGAGG AGCTCCTGCGCAACATTAGAACTCAAGTACTTATTAAACTCATCAAACCGTACACAAGAATACACATCCCTTTCATATCAAAG GAGTTGAACATTGATGTGTGCGATGTGGAGAGTTTGCTGGTCCAGTGCATCTTGGATAA CACAATCCATGGACGCATTGACCAGGTGAACCAACTACTAGAACTGGACTACcagaaaagaggaggagctCGTTACACAGCTTTAGACAAATGGACAAATCAGCTGAACTCCTTGAACCAAGCCATCGTTAGCAAGCTCACATGA